acatataaaaataaaattatgaataattttataaaaatttatttaattttttttattattaaaatatgatcaatattattgttgttattcttttatataaattttttaaaaaataaagttttgtatactcttattataatattatatatcacatcaacaataataaataaaataatattatttatatcacaTCTATTGCCATATCAActttctcaatttttttatcACATGCTACAATTAATATAGAACTTTAAAATTgacctaaaattaataaaaaataaaaatttgattataattgaaaaatattaaaatattaattttttttttactattatgccaatattttttaacttttatactGAAATATTTTGTTGTCCTTTTTGAAGAGTAAGGTTTCATTAGTCTGTTTAGCTCtagttaataatatttaagtGTAAAATGTGAATTATGAAGAACATAAAATATAACtttatttgtatatatatatatatatatatatatatatattaagaaagataaattttctttttaattatatttattttaaataataagtatttttaatatttattaaaaaataattaatgaaaagttattttgtaaataaaataaaataaaattataataattaatttatatattattataatataaaaatatataataattttaaaataattaaaaataaaaataaaaattacttgagaagtaattttttaaagattgGGCCAAATTTTTTATATGGAGCATAGAAGGAGTATGTAGGATTGTGTTTGTAATTGTGAGCTTGCAACTTCCAAGTTCCAAGGCATGGAAAGAATATTGGGAATCTctttttaacatttttaattGAATCTCATTCCGAATTTAtcctataatatttttataattattttttttatttgggaGAATTAAAGAAAACAAGTGGGATATATTAAGTTATAATATTTGGTGTTATAGGATGATTTGGTCTCAAATCAATGtattgaaaaagaaataaagttcCATTGAGATGAATCTAAACAAGATTAAAAAAGCAAATTGGGAAAATTATGGTTGACATGTTACTTCATCGGTAGATATGAAATAGGTGTGATGTAGAGATGGCAGCaacctctttctttctttctttcaaatTTCTGCTTAAATTCTTTCctattttaattcatattttGTTGGACAATTTTTACTAACTTTAGCATCAAGAATGAATTCATTTATGTACCTCAAAatcaaagataaaaaaaaaaaaaaaaaaacaatagttTGATTTTGTTGTTAGATGTTGTTTTCTTAACcataaatgagtttttttttatataattaataattataaaattaaattaaaagggctttatatattttttatataataatggtCGAGTTtgcaataaatttaaataaattttagttaatttttttaaaaaattatatgtactaaataattattttaaaattatatatactaaTTAAGGATAAgagcatttattaattttacatcTTACCAATGACTTACATATATGTAATTAGGTTTCTCTTTATTGACAAAAATGAGTTCAACGCTCCCCAATCAAAGGataaacaatttttaaaatatatatcacaTGCTACATTGAAtgtattcaaaaaatttattaaaaatttataagttaagttaatttataattttttaaaaatgaaataatttatattattatccaTATAAACACTACTacttgattttatatatatttaattttttttaaaaaatctgatTTGTAATCTATTAaactcattttaatatttttcttttcaaaagttTAAAACTTATTTCTATAAATGTAGATAGTAGTGGTATAAATAGAGATACATAAATATcacttttttaataataaaaagtaattatataaaaataacgaattacttttaaaaattaaaatatttattattgaagaataaattttctacatttaaaaataataaaaaaatagagtggatgttgtaaaaaataatgttttaattttcatattagaaTCCCGTGAGTAAAACATTACtgcattttataaattattagtcaatttatttcaattttaataagagatactaatttatatatataaatttataaatattgaattatatgactagttaaaattatataaactacatgatataaatatttaatctagattaatagattattttttaaaaaaattagtttaattttataaaatataaaaagttattttaattatataatttttaaatacagataaaataataatttttttataaaatttagaaatttaataataaaattttttatttatttaaaattaaagtaaaattactcaattggaatttaaaaattttaaaaggtcAAAGGACTATAGCCCTGGTTCCAATGTGGCGCCGCCACTGTTGACTATAGATCTTTTTCTCTATGACAGATCTTGGTCTTTCTAGCGTTATACGATTGCATGCCAAATGAGTTAAAGATGAGTGAGGTAGGGTGAGCAGACCGAATACTGCTGAATTAATTTgagcatttaatttaattttttttatttattttgatttaatttaatttttaattttaaaaatttttattattttaatttaattttaataaaacaatttaaaaaatagatcaaactaattaattataataatatattatttttaataatataaaaatcaaactataattaatattaaaatattttaattaaatttttaaatattaaaaataaattataaaaaataaaaaatttattaaaaaatcaaaccgataaaattaaatcgaattatagttactcaatttaatttgatttatattcaaaatcagtttgatttaatttttataaatattaaaattttaatttttaatttattcggttgaatttaattttaaattgaactaACCGAATGTTGATCCTAAAATACTATTATGAGAGTTGGTGtaagtttttattttagaaCGATGATAAATATTCtctaattttaattgataaactTGATTGATTTTGATGAATTATTATTTAACATTTTGGAAGGAAATattgatgattttttaaaatactaatagCATAGTAGGAAGTGAAATGTAAATGAGCATGAGGGAGAAAAGAGTAAGGAACTTGATAAAGATGGTGATATATGCAATTTGTTAGGTGAGAGAGAAGTGGGGTGAGTAGAAtttgttttaaactaaaataatttgattgtactgaattaattctaaaattttagttggattttatattcaattttaattttaaaaaattcaattatttcaattggtttgattagaaaagatttaataaaatcaaactaaactaATTAGCTAATAGTACTATACCGTTTTGATAATACAAGGAGAttagattataaataaaattaaaatactttaattaaatcatagaatatttaatataaggtgtaaaaaataataaaaaaaactattaaaagTCTAACCaactaaatcaaatcaaatcaaatcacttCAATTCAAATCGATTTCTTCCCTATtttaatttggttcgattttcataaatacttcAATTTCAGATTTTGATTTATTTGGCTCACCCCTAAAGAGAGTTTTAAGAAAATGGACTAACTCGTCTTAAAAGTTAGCTTAAGAGGAATGAAGTATCCATATTTCATAAGAGAGTATTACTCttatttaaactaacataaGAAGTACCTTCTCATGCTCAGGCAATATTTTAATGTCTTCTTTAAAATACAGTACTTCTCGATCAGAATTTTAACTTTTCGATTGAATCTTTATTAGAATCCAAAATTTCAAGCTGgaatttttaaaagataaaacgtgatttctataaaataaatttaaaatatttttaaaatgtgttAATAAAAAAGAAGTTTTAGAAATCTtttaaggttcggccgtcgaacctgacTCCTCTAGCTATCTACAAAAGGGGTTTTGCTTGAAATGGAGAgaactttctctccattttgagcagaggtgagtgttttttttttttttctgtatcTCTTCTTCACAAATCCGTCTTCTTCACAAATCCGTCTTCTAAATTGTTTTCTCATGAGTTTTACCGTTGTTTTTAAAGAATTAAGTTGAATCTTGAAGTTTTAGCCTTTGGGAGCCCTTCCGAGATCGGCTTGTCCTCTTATCCAAGTTCATGGTTGCTGTCACCACTGTGTCTTCCAGAGGTAGGTTATAATCATTGTCTTTCTTCTGATTGCTGgagttttttcaaaaaaattataggtgttttaatgatttcttGATGCATGCATGATTCTTTTAAAATGGTTTGATATTTAAGTTCTAGCTTTTTAGGTGATGGATGTTGCCTTGTGAGGTATACATTGACGAAGTTAGGTTAATTTTAAGTGGTTCTAGTGTGTTGAGTTATTTTTGGTTGATGTTGAGTTGTTGCATGTAAATATTATTGTGTTTTGGTGGTTGTGAGTTAAGGCAGAATTGAGTTCTGTCTTGCTGGAAAATCTAGGTTTGGCCGCTGAagtaaggttcggccaccgaacctgcctgtgaagaCAACCTTTTGGCCACCTAACCTGCCTCTGAAGGTTTAACTTTCGGCTCTATGAGGGGACTTTAGACCGCCGAAACTGTCATTGAAAGTCTCCTATTCAGCCTTTTTCAGCTTGTTTCCTACGTGTgttcttatatatttatatgagtTTCTTGGAGTAGTTTCTAGAGttataaaagttatgtttggtccctcatttaagtccatctgtgtaggatcgaacttGAAAGACCATAGAAgcttgcagtgagataactacTTTAGAATTAGGTGTGCATTAACCAGAGGTGAatagaactaaactgaattattatttcaaagaaaataaatgttttaagcatgctcatgcatcatgaatgccatgtatatatatatgattagggtgctttgcattagaattcacaaatatgatgcattgcataatttattgttgttgtgcatggatgttggatgactagggctgagcagaatccggttcaaaccgaaaaaaccgaccgaaccgaaccgatttgaaaatttggttcggttttttatacatttcggttcggttcggttttaaatttcagaaattccggttatttcggttcggttcggttttgatcagaaaaaaaccgaaaaaaccgaaccgaaccgattagggataataatatattttttcaataatatagagaaattaaattatattaaaattaaaatattttaattaaattttaaaatactaaaaataaagagtaaaaaattaaaaaaatattaaaaatcgaaaccgatcaaaccgaaccgaaccgaaccgaatcagaccggttcggttcgattcggtttctgaccaaaatcggttcggttcggttttcataaaaactaaaatttcggttttcggtttattcggttcggttcggttttgaaccgaaccgaccgaatgctcacccctatggatgacccactagctctcaagtatgttatgatatattatgaTAGATATGGAAAAatcagggcttgcccattctacgcccttggcattaTGTAAAGGAAAGATCAGAGTTGTCCATTCTACGCCTTTGGTATTATAGATATGTTATggtatgtttaagagaaagttctGAGGAACACCCATCGTGGGTCGGGCACTATTGGAATctgtagagggttactagtgaTAAGTCCAttttgatgtgaattatttgtgttgtgacgcattcatacAATCATATGTTTTCTTAAACTGCTTTTATTTAcgtttctgctcactaggctcttataTCTTATCCATTTCCCTTAACTCTagatttgcaggatcagagttagcttggaaGGTCAGTTGAGTTGTTGATATAGTCcattgtaatagtatagctgtAGACATATATTAAATTGTGGATTAGAATTATACTTCGCCCGAGTTTTCTTTATAATCCTTGTTTTATGATCTTTTAATGTTAAAGTTTTTAAGtataagttatgtttgaactaaatgcaatgttgaccatactggagcatttgttgAGCGCTCTAGTAtgaattttatgttttcagctatgatgcatgcacagggtcgagttttggttcatgatattgaaatattttttttttatatttgtgtGATCACGTATGAGATTATATAAGGTATAACagaatgtatagtaggcttgctacggactCTGAcgaccttaaatcgatctgaatcctaatatcagtagcggtccgattgcCAGGTCGTTATATACGGGCTAACTCATTCCAAAATTAATTGAAGAAGGAGAAATATCTGAGACTTTCTAAGAAGAATTTTACCATGTCCCTGactaatatgaaaatttaataagcACATAtaaagaaagaggaaaaaaaaaggggATATAGAACATAATAAATATGGAATGGAAAAGCTAATGAAGATGATAAGATGTACtgtaagaaatttttttttgatcTAAGCAAGAGAGTTTGACTTAAAAGTAAGGAAAGAGATAAGGAAGATGATATTGTAGATGATCTTATGTTGCATATATAATTCAAACTTTGAATACAAAGATTTTAATGAGTTACATAGTAGATAAATTATAGAGTGTGAACATGAGATTTTCACAGTTTACTATAGacagaaataatataaattcaacTTTCAAAATCAGTACATTAATCAAGAGGAGTTTAAAAAAAGATCGTAGACTATATGGAATGAAATATAACTTctagatttattttttcaagaatAACTTAAATAGGAGCTTAGCTAGATGAACCAATTAATATGGTTGaagaatttataaatataaaaaaaactttttttctcaaataaataataaattttgagtAATTTCAAATACTTGACTTAAGATCTATAATAGATAAAAAGCGTATAGCCTATAACGTACAACGCAATAGAATCAATTAGAACTTGGAACCCTAGGAACTCGAAATCCATCTCAATCTAAAATAGTAAGTTTAGGAGAAACTTCAACAACATTGCTCTCTATCCAAATCGACTATTGGAAATGGCAAAAACATAAGTGGTAGAAGATTTTTTTTCCTGAAACAATCAATCAATAATGACAATAAAATACACACCTAAGACCAAAGGGTATCAGGTATTCTTCTAGATTGAAAGTGAACTAAAACTTGATGCAAGGAATGTAAATATCATATTTAGGTTATAGAtaataaagataaattaaaaatataaaaaagtatcTTTTTCAgccataataattaatttatgtcTGCGTCAAGAGAGGTTATTCTGATATTTACaaaaaaacaatatatatattttcgaAAATTCACTTATGTGTTTTGGAACTCTTACTCCATGATATATTACCAATATCTTTTCACTAGATTTAGACCGAAAGAAGCATAGGTGTAAGAAGACCTCTAGCTTGCAAAAATTAAAAGCAACCATCCACATAAAACTCAAACCAAACAGTCATGAAAGACCCATTTGACCAAACAGTACAAATTAAAGTGTGGCTTTTTCAATTACTCACACAGAAAGTGAAAGCAAATGAATGGGATTCTGGAGTCCATTTATCCTAATATTCCAAAAATGGTAGAGAAAGTGAAAGAGTTATCAATTTTATTTGAGCCAAAGTTTTCAAGGGTCCACAAATTTAGCTCTTGGGTGTTGAGTtgttgtattattattatttaaacattGGTGTTGAGAGTtagtttatagttatttttttttaaaaaaaagagatataatttcttttatgcatgccaatattattattaataaattggtATATGtaattcaaaaatattaaaatattaataaatcttgaatataataaatatttttttgtttccatatatttaactattaatatttaagtatttttttataacataaGTAATTAtataatcaataataagaaaatttaagaattagaTAGCTATTGATTGGAAATTTATTGGTGAAAATATATCTATAAGatatataaaagaattaaagggtttgtaaaaataaaattttaaagatgttttaataaaattttgaaaatataaaaagtttaacttattaataataataataataaataaattattattagatctccatattttattaaaattaaataaatgcattaaaatacaaaaacttctcattttataataataaaaatacttttaatatttaattaaaaaaataattaaacaatattaTAGTTTATAAAATCAGGAGTCTTAAATCATTCCCTTAGATTTTTATAATAGAGTATTAGTTAACTTATTTTAgatactaaataatataaataattaaaattttttatcaaattaaacattagaaatattaaatagtataaatatttatatttaatataagttCACATTTTTATAACAAATGAATAAAAGAGATaacgttttaatttaaaataaaatatttaaaaaatataggagTTAATctatcttaaaaaaattatgaatgaaaatAAAGCAAAAGATTATTATGGTAAAATTTACCCCTATCTTTTCTATTTCATCCGCGCAAGAGTGTGAAGAAATATAATTGCAAATCCCAATAATGAACAATTTCATTGTGTCAGAGACTTCAACTTCTGTCCTTCTCTGTCTTCCACAACTATCTCTCCTGTGCTTTTTGCTCCTTTTTAATTACTCTTCAAACTATGCGTTACAGAGTGTTACTATCATCttcttgatgatgatgaagcTCTGTGTTTTAGGGTTTTCAAAATCAAGAAACTTGCTTTAATGGCTTAATGGGTGTTTCTGTTCACTCTTTGCTCCTTCTGAACTACCATTCTCTACTGTGACCCTCCATCCCCCACCATgtactctctctctttctctttctctctctggtCGTTCAGACAATCTCTTCCTAGACCTCACATTTTGTAGACTTAAGCTTTACTCACTTTGAATCACTGTGTTTTCTCCAGACACAAAATACCCATTAGTAATCAAGAACAGAAATTTTCTTTGGCTCTTGTCTTCTCTCTGTGTAGAACAGAAGTTTTAATCACAGCGTATCAGATGTGAAAAGCTAGCTTTCTATGAACAAAGTTTTATTCTTTTGcatctctgtttttttttactCCATTGCAAGCTACCATCAATACAGcttcgtctctctctctctctctctcttcctgtCGCAGTCCCACCAGTAAAGCTCtatatttatcattttcttATCTTTCTTGATAGATTGAGACACCAAGTTTAGTTTCCAGGCagagagaagaaagagagagagagagagagagagagagagagagagagagagagagagagagagagggctgGTCTCTGTTTGTGTGCGCCTCTCTACTGCCTTCAAGGACCCGTAATGGCCACCTTTACCGGCATTCTCCTCCTGCTCTCTCTCATCTTCACCGCCACTGTCTCTACCAGCACTACTAGTCTCCACCgtcacctcctccaccaaccCTTTTTCCCTCTTTCTACCACAGTGCCTCCAGTTCAACCTCCTTCTCTTCCTCCTCAAGCTCAAGCTCAAGCTCAACCTCTGCCTCAAACCCAACCTAAATATCCATTCTCAGCCACTCCCAATATCCCACAAAAacctttctttccttcttttccctcccctcctcctcctccttccttttctactCTGGCAACTTTTCCGGCTAACATTTCCTCCCTCCTCTTTCCCCACTCTCCTTCCCCTACCTCTCACCGCCACATTATCATCTCCATCTCCATTTCCGTTTCTCTCCTTTTTGCTGCAATCCTAGCTGCACTATCTGCCTTCTTCCTTTACTCCCGCCGTCAGCACCACCGCTATGTCAACACCTCCGAGAAAACCTCACGATCCGACAGCCTTCGTCTTTTCCCACCAAATACTATCCCTTCTGATGGTTCTCCAAAACCTCCGAAGCTTCCACACAGGCCAGGCGTTCTCAACACCAGTTCAGAGTTCCTCTACTTGGGTACATTGGTAAACTCTCGAAGTGGCGTCGATGATCATCAGAAGATTACGAGTTCGAGCCATGCTGGAGTCAAGATTGGCATTACATCCTCCCCATATCAGAAGCTGGGCTCTCCCGAGCTGAAACCGCTGCCACCATTACCAAAACATAACTATACTCCGACTTATAGAAGTGGAGAGGTACTGGTTGGCTCTTACAAGGACGATGAAGCTGATACGGATACAGAGGAAGATGAGTTCTTTTCGCCGAGAGGTTCATCTGGGCGAAAAGAGACTATGCAAGAGAGTCCGGTGCGTGTGGAGTCGAGTTCTAGAAGAGAGTTTCGAGGTATACATGGAGAAACTTTTGGGTCTCGAAGTTTCAATTCAAGAACTGCATCGTATCCGATTTCTAATTCTTGCTCTCCAGCAAATTCTATACCTACTAGTCCCTCTCCATTGTCGAATTTGAGTCCTATAAGCTCAAAATCCAAATCGCCGGAGATTATCATCAGCTTTCCTGGTCCAATTCAGACCGTGAAGCGATCACCATTGTCCATTTCTTTATCTTCTTCACCGTCCTTTTCAGGCAGAGATTCAGGGAATACCCAGAACTCTCCGGAGCGGAATTCAGGCACACTTGAGAGAAGCAACCTGTCCCCTACGAGAATCGAGACTACTAAGCAGTTCGTACCAACAAAACTGCCGCCACCTCCTCCACCGCCTCCACCCCCGCGTTTTTGGGAGATACCAGTTGGGGTAATTCCGGCTCCGGATGTGGATATGGGGAGTTCTGGGCCTCCGGTTCTTGTTACTCCTTCGAGGCCcgtttttattcaaaatggaATACCAGTTGTAGCTAATGAGCAATCGCAGAGCAGTGCATGCTTTGAGAGGAATGACGAAACCCTGAAACCAAAATTGAAGCCATTACATTGGGATAAAGTTAGAGCAAGCTCTGATCGGGCCATGGTGTGGGATCAGATTAAATCCAGTTCTT
The sequence above is a segment of the Manihot esculenta cultivar AM560-2 chromosome 5, M.esculenta_v8, whole genome shotgun sequence genome. Coding sequences within it:
- the LOC110615177 gene encoding formin-like protein 2, translating into MATFTGILLLLSLIFTATVSTSTTSLHRHLLHQPFFPLSTTVPPVQPPSLPPQAQAQAQPLPQTQPKYPFSATPNIPQKPFFPSFPSPPPPPSFSTLATFPANISSLLFPHSPSPTSHRHIIISISISVSLLFAAILAALSAFFLYSRRQHHRYVNTSEKTSRSDSLRLFPPNTIPSDGSPKPPKLPHRPGVLNTSSEFLYLGTLVNSRSGVDDHQKITSSSHAGVKIGITSSPYQKLGSPELKPLPPLPKHNYTPTYRSGEVLVGSYKDDEADTDTEEDEFFSPRGSSGRKETMQESPVRVESSSRREFRGIHGETFGSRSFNSRTASYPISNSCSPANSIPTSPSPLSNLSPISSKSKSPEIIISFPGPIQTVKRSPLSISLSSSPSFSGRDSGNTQNSPERNSGTLERSNLSPTRIETTKQFVPTKLPPPPPPPPPPRFWEIPVGVIPAPDVDMGSSGPPVLVTPSRPVFIQNGIPVVANEQSQSSACFERNDETLKPKLKPLHWDKVRASSDRAMVWDQIKSSSFQLNEEMIETLFTVNNSNMNTKDNNPRRQSLPLQNQENRVLDPKKSQNIAILLRALNVTIDEVCEALLEGNSDTLGTELLESLLKMAPTKEEEHRLKEFKDESPFKLGPAEKFLKAVLDIPFAFKRVDAMLYIANFDSEVEYLKRSFETLEVACAELRNSKMFLKLLEAVLKTGNRMNVGTNRGDAHAFKLDTLLKLVDVKGTDGKTTLLHFVVQEIIRSEGSRLSGVNQNQTAERSEQSTFQDDVEFRKLGLQVVSGLSGELTNVKKAAAMDSDVLSSEVAKLAMGIAKVREVLELNEEIVVKESSKKFSESMNGIVKKAEDEIIRIQAQEKIALSLVKEITEYFHGNSAKEEAHPFRIFMVVRDFLSILDQVCKEVGKINERTIYSSVRPMPINPNLPPVFPGLNGRQQYGTLDDENYSLS